DNA sequence from the Grus americana isolate bGruAme1 chromosome Z, bGruAme1.mat, whole genome shotgun sequence genome:
GTAAGCCTCGGTTAGATACATCTATCTTCTCACGTGTCTgtgcagcactgcctgcagtAGATGCATCAGTCCTAGACCCAATATACATTTGGTCTTTAGCCACGTCTGGTTTTAGACCAGCTGAACCGAAAGCAGTGAGTACGGATGCTCCAGCTTCAAAGTGCCATGGAGCCAATGCACTGAGCATCAGACTCCAGCAGCAAGGGCCATGCACATTATTTGTGCACCCATGTGCTAGGAGAGGTGGCATCACCCTCTACACCAGGCCTGAGAAGCTTGGAGACATAAGTGGCGTGGGTGGAAACTGTTCCTTCAGGTTGAATTGGCAGTCacattaatttgctttttgggCTGGTTTGATGAAGCCCAGAAAATATATCTTTGCATGATCTGACCGCCTATGTGGAGCCCATAGAGAAAGACTACAGAATTTAGCTGAAATTTATTGGCCAGACAAAGAGAAAGTCTTTTTGTTTGCACAAAGGCAAATGCTGCATTAGTGTATGTATCAATATTGATTCTTTTGATGGGGTGAAAGGGTCAACACGGTAGGTAGCACAAAGGCTCCAGCACTATCTACTCTGCCTCCCCCTAGTGCTTCTGCAAGGCTTCCCCTGGGCCTCTAAAACGCCTTTGATACGCATCAGTGATAAACATCCTGATCCAACTCCAGAAGTGGAGGTTTCTGGCACTTCTCTGAATCTTAATGGTAGATCCTCAAAGGGCCAGGGCAAGCTAATGCTGCCTTGCCTAAGGGAAAGGAATACTGTCCTTTCAGCTGGCTGATGAGACACCTCCAGAATGTGGGAGCAGCCCTGGAGAAACATCCTAGAACAGCGTATGGAGGGCCacttcacaaaacattttaatcgAGGAGGATCAAGACATCTTGGTGAGTTCCTTTCCCCACAAACCTGCCTAAGGTCTCAAAAAGGGCAATCAGGGCAGATTTAATTTCTGAGCACTGTCTCGTGCCTGCCTTCCTCACTAGCTGTGTCTTACCCCAGCACCAGTGCCACCATTTCATGGGAGGGGGAGAACCCCTGGGGCAAAAAGTCGGAATTTTCACTAGCATGTCCTAGCTCAGGTCTCTGGACAGCCCTACCCAGCCAGTCCCTCTTCTCTGCATTCCTATCCAGCATGCAGCCCTGCCACTTTCACCTGGAGTCTCTGTTCCTTGGCCTGTAGAGCTTGTTTGCGCCTAAATCCTGCACTTAGCTTCTGCCTACCCACAGCAATGGCAAGAAGAAACCAGAACCAAAGCTCCTCACTCAGGCACAAAGAAGTCATCTGAATCACAGGCACAAGGGAATGTTGCTTTCTTTATTGTGCATGCAGGGGGATGCCTGGACCTAGGCCTGCTTCTTGGTGATTTCACTGTTGGGTAAAGAGGCAGCCAGACCATGCCTATCCTCAGCACATGAAATGGACCTTGGTTTATGTTGACCTTAAGTGGTGGACATGTGGAGTGAACTGGTTTCCTTGCTAGGTTGGTATGCAAACCAATGCAATATTATGTGTCACCTTGTCAATCTCTTCTCAGCAAGGCTAGAAAAAGCTGAAcctgtttttaaacaaagttaGGAAGTGATAGGTAGCTGCCATCACACCTAGAAGATGCATCTACATGGTAATATTGGGAAGTTCAATCCATTCACCTGGGTGTTCTCAAGTCTGTTAGGGAAAGCAACATGCCTTCCCCTTCATCCTCCTGACCAGGGCAGTAGGTTTAATATGCATGCTATGGCCAAAACAACAGGTTTGGTTTAAGATTCTGCTGCTTGGCTGCTTCCTGCATGCAGCACTGGTCACAACATCTGTGTACCTTGGTACtcccttttcctgtttcttgacCCTCCTTTTAGCATTCCTTGTACTTCCCTTGTCTGTCCCAGTCTCCTCCCAAAGGAACTGGCTTCTATTTTCTCCCCATTGGTAtcatggtgggtttttttaacatgtgtGTCCAGTTTGGTATTTCTGATACTGTTTTCTAGGTAATCTTGGCATTATGTTCTATTACTGATACAGTTACTGAGGAACCGCTGGCCTTGCCCCAGGACTCCAGTGCTTCTCTTCAGTTATCTGTGAAGTTTGACCCTTCCTTACATCACTGCTCCATAACCACTTGGGAAATCCAGCTGTCCCTTGTGGCACTATCTGCAACTTTTGTCAGGTTTTCACACTGTTACCTGCCATACACAGCCATTTCACATACCCTGTCATGCAGTCATCCATGTAAGAGACCTTAACCTCAAGCCAGTGCCCAGTCAGTGGCTAGTAATCTGCCTGTAGCCCCGGGAAAGGACAGGCAAGATTCTCATGCAATTACAGGATGGGTAAAACTAAGGGCATGGTATGAGCTGTTAAGACTGCACAGTCTGAAGATTTGAGGGAATTCTGGAAAATTGCCACAAACATTTTGAGGACAGCTCAGGAAAGTTGTTCATGCTGCTGTCAAAATCCAAAGCCAATGCCTTCTGTTCCTTGCCAGTCACTCCACACCTTAAGTCTCCTGCCTATCCAATGTGGATGTCTCCCAAAGGAAATGTTTCTCATCCCCTCATCTCATAAAAGGACAAGGAAAATGGGGTGGCTCCAGTGAAACAAATCGTGGCAACAACTTTCCAGACAATGTTCTGGCAGAGTCCTCACATTGCTCCTTAACAGCATTTTTTGGTCTTCTCTCTGCTCTAGTCTCTTTTCAAACTGTGTTCTGTTTGATCGAGCTTTACACAGATTTGCCCAAGTTCCTTTATCTTCAGCAGAGCAATGCTTGGGAAAACAACAtcacttctgcttttcagataCAAACCAAGACTGGGAAGATGAACAGTCTTGAAATGTAGGATGAGACTCCTTGCTTTTGTGCTAAAACAGGCTTGGGACCTGCCAATCTGTTTCTGCTAGCAAAGACCAGAGAAACCCACCATTCAGAATTAAACCTCGAGTAAATGAACAAGATTTCCTGGAAGTCAACAGAACAAGGCTAGTTTATGTCAGCTGCAGATCTGGGCAGCTCTATTGTATCTTCCTCCAGGGCCTTGCTGTAAAACTCTCAGGAGGGCAGTCTTACAACTTCTGTGACCAGAAGAGGTTGCTCCTTCATTTGCACTGGGAATTGCGATTGAATGTCCTGCAAATGTGCTGGGAGTAGTTTGGGAACACTTCTCCTTGGCCATGCTTTGCAAAGTCAGGGAGGGCCCTTGAGGTAGCGCAGAAAGGCTACCTCCCAGACAGTGGAAGGTGCAATTAGCCACATTAATTACTGGCACAATGAAGGCAGCTGCTCTGTAATTGGCTTTGCTTCAGGTCATAGGCAGCTTAGCTGAGGGAAAtcagtttttttttaattatctgcCTACTGTGAATTGCCTGATCCCAAggagcacaggcagagcagggttGGCTGCAGAACCCAGACATTttgtgggggtggtggggagagcCACAAGACACTGCGTGCTTGCTTGATCCTCTCCAGGCAGCATTAGTGGCTGTGTCCATCTCTGACAGTATTCCTGGCATTTGAGGAGTGCTTCTGAAAGCATTGCCAGCTGTCTGCCATGGGGAGGAAATGTAGGGCTTGGCTGGCTGAAGCCCATATGGTGCAGATGGAGCTCAAGAGTGAGGACTGTGGGCTGTGTACACAGTTCTCTGGGTGAGCCTGGTCTCAGGCCTGAACCAGCTCCTATCCCTAAAAAAGGGCACAATTCAAGTCAGCATTCACAGTCATCCATTATCTCGACTGAAACTCATCCACAGCCCAGCTTCCTGTGATCTCCAACTCCCAGATAGGGAGCTTTGTGGTTGGCAAGGGGCCTCTCCAAAGCCAAGATCCCTGGCCCTCTCAGCCTCTTTGTATCTGTTAAATATTACTGACCCCTGACAGTCTCCCTGGACTTGTTTGGAATGAGGGATGCCTTTGTACAAGACCTTGCACAATGGAGTTCTGTGTTGGGGTGAAGGCTCCTGTGTACtaaacaaagcagcacagatAAGTCAGTTACTAGCTGAAGCAGTAACAAACTGCAGATCAGCAGTGGTACCAAAGACAATGGTGCATAATTCCGGAGACAGTGTATGATTCAGGAAAGCTAGCAGAGCCAGATGCTCATTGACTCACAGTCACATGAATTCTTTACTACAATTAGAGAAAAACAGATATCCATGAAGTCCCATTGTAAATAGATTACCCAGAATGAAAGCACCTGGAAGAGTTCAGAGGGGGCAACAAGGcaacctctgctcctgcctggtcTGGCTGTAACCCTCTCTCCCCAGTGATCAAGTACATTGAGACTAGTTTGTGCTCTTCAGGACTGTTTTCTCATGCACACCTCACACAGTAGTACCAAAGAGACTAGGAAGCCAGTGGGGTTTGCAGCATGGGATGTGATGGCACGGCCAGAGCTGATGAGTTTGAGGCTGTTGTGCTGTGGCATGGTTTGAAGTATCATGAGGTGTAATCTGCAAACGCAGGCTCTGCTTCATCTGTGTCCATCTCCCCTAGACAGAGCTGTATGATGTGTTCTCATCCCGAACACAAGCATCTGGTACCCATTGCTCAGACATAACTCCAGCTCCTCAGTACCACCATTAGTCACAGACGTTGTCCATAACAGATGTTCAAAGCACTATTACTTGCAACAGAGTTGACAGGCATTGTACAGTTTCTCTGTGCCCTAGTACATAGGGTTGTTCTATGTTTGCTTCCTACTCTCTACTACCTTCTAAGGGAAAGCACTGGGCCGAGGAGAGGGGTTCCTGGTAGTCTGCATGACTCTCCTCCATGGCAGCTATGCTTAACCAGAACTCCTGTTCCATCCACTCATTCCAGTGTGCTGCCTGCACAAAGGCTCCCCCAGTTCACACCCATGGGGCAACCAGACCAGGCAGCTTCTAGGCTGCTCTGCTGTAGTCTTAACCCCAGGGTGGAGAGAGCTGCCTTCCAGCACTGGAGGAGCAGCAACTCAGGTGGCACAACTCCCCATCACAGACCCACCTCTGCTCTCTGCCACGAGGAACAGCACATTACTGTCTGCAGCCTGGAAGGAGTAAGAGAGCCACACACTGGTGGTAGGACCAGAGAAACTCTGTCTGCTGGAACCCGCCGAGCTCCCTGTCCCCCGTCAGACCTCGTGTTTGTGCTCTTGGTCCCTGCCAGCAGCGCTCGGAAGAGGCAGGCTGCCAACCCGGAGCCACAGCTCTGCCTAGGCCGAGCCGGCCCTGCTGCCGGCAGGTAAGGCCGCCGCGGCGTCCCCTGCGGACGGAGGAAGGCGCCACGGGGCTTGCCGCAGCCCAGGCGCGGGCCGCGTTTCTGGGAGGCTACCCCGCCCCGAGGCACAGCAGGCCCCTCCACAGCCCGGGCGAGAGGACACTGTAGGTGTGCTTACAGCGCACCTCCCTGCGACTGCGGGCCGACGCAGCCCTCCCGCCCCAGCGGCAACAGAGCGCTCCCATTCCGACGGTCCCCGGGGGAGCCGGCCCTCGAGAACAGGCGCAGGTTCCAACCCGCCCGCTTGTTCTAGGGGGAGCAAAGCCCCCACCGAGCGCCGCGGTTTCGCCGCGTCTCCTTGCGCATGCGCGTCCGCCACAGCCCGCCCCCGTCACGTGAGCCGGCTTCCTCTCCCGCGGCCGCGTGTGTCCCTCCTCGTGAGCCGTACTAGCATTGCTGTGGGGGTGCGCGGGGACCGCCGGCATGTTCCGCATCGAGGGCCTGGGACCCAAGATGGACCCAGAGGAGCTGAAGCGGAAGATGCGCCGCGACGTTCTCACCTCTGTCCGTAACTTTCTCATCTACGTCGCGCTGCTTCGGATCAGTAAGTGCTCGGGGCGGCGCGGCACGGCGCGGGCCGCTAAGCCGGACTGGGACCTGCGCTCCCGGAATGGGACGGGTTCGGATCGGCCCGGCCTGGGCGCCTGTTCGCGTCCCGTAGGGGCGTCTTTGCTTCTGGCAGCTTCCTGACGGTCTCTGTGCCCGCGGAGGCTGTGGGGGAGAGCCTCCCTTGCCCGGCGCGGGGCTCTGTGTCCCGGTGGTTGGGCGCACCCCCAGGGGAGCGGGGAGAGGCTCGGCATCCTAGCAGCGTTTCCAAAGCGCCGGCGGGAGCCTGAGACGCCTGAAATGCTAGGCTTGGGCGAACACCAGTGCAACCGTGCTCTTCTAGAGCATGAAAGAACAGGGCTATGCTGTCTGTCTTGTAAGCGGTGCTTTAGTGTGTTGCATCAGAGGCTTGCAACTTTCCTTTCAGGATGCCTTTGTGtttagcaaacaaaaaaatcatgttaGGTTGATTCTTCCCCACCCGGTGGTGTCAAGAAGAGGCCCAAGGCTCTGACCTGCAGCACAAGCAGGCATACTTGATTCCCCCCTTGAATCATGCTGCCTTACATGTTAAAGCAATCatgcagggagagaaaggaCTATGTGGGAAGCAGAGGGTGGTATCTTGCCCAGAATCTGAATATTTTAGATCCCACATAAATATGCTGCAGTTTCATCACAGACTCACTGCACGCTTATTATTAGCCAAGTTAAGTTcatgctgctttattttgttttttcagctcCTTTCATCTTGAAGAAGCTGGACAGTATATGAGCACTTAAGAAGACTCAGTATATGAAAACGTAAAATGGACTGTAGCTGCTTTCCCCTGTTTGTTAATTAAACATTGTGCCAGCGGCTGACAGGGTTCTAAAATGTTTCACTTAAGTATATCTGACCTAAGGATGATAGCCAGTTTGGGAGTATGGGGAAGATGTCTGTTGTCCCTGCACGTGAATTCTGGTCACAGAATGCTCCCTAGTATCATCAAGCAACAACTTGTGATGGAACACTTCTtgtactgtttaaaaaaagtccaTCTCCATTTTGTACGAAGTGTTAAGTGCTAGCAAGTTGCTTTGTAATGCAGCTACCTCTAAACTGCCACATGCTATGGCTATCAACTGTACTGAACCTGTCTATGAAAAACAAAGTCTTTAATGAATCCAGTTGACAAGCAGGTTGATTTCAAATAAATGGAAGAGCAGTTGTGTCACTTAACTCTGgtagtgatttatttttaataatcattATTTAAACTAGAGGTCATCTGCTATTATTTCCCTGGCTCTTGTCTTAAACTTGCTATCTTCTCCACCTTTACAATCAACTTGTAttgaggaaaagcaaaggacagTGAAAAAGACAAGGCAATGATGTTTTTCAGGTTGCTAAATGTGTAGCAACTGGGCTGTGAAACATGAACATGTAGTCAGGactcagagaaagaaaagggggaagggcAGCTCAGCTGTATCCAGCAGGCCTGTGCCAGTTTCCCCTTCAATTAGAACCTCCTGGATCCTGAATTTACACAAAGTAAAGCAGGAACACCACCATATTTCTTCTGTGAGCTAGTAACCGAATTTTAGTCACAACAGGCTTTTTACAATGCCTCTTACTGCCTCTTGCCAGTACTTGTAGTGTTTTGTCGTATCTCGAACTGAGCTCTTTTTATTCTGACAAATTGCTGCATTCTAGTAGTTCAGGAGAGTTACTTTACTCAGAGGCTGCCTGCAGTATTCTTACCTTGTACTGCTTATGGTGATGTCAAAATAGGGGGTATTTCCTTAGAGAAGCAGCTTGATTTGTGAATAGGGCTGTGATTGTCCTCTCTGAAAGGGATTTCATAAGCTCTGGTGTTGATGCTTACTAGTTTGCATCGGTTTAAGATGAACTGAGTTGCCAAAGCAGGAACTGTATTTTCAGCCATTTTGTGTCACTTTTCTGTTTGCCCAAGTCTTAAAAGATGTATTTAGGATTTGACTTGATATCCTCATATCAGCTGCATAGCAGATCTCCAGAGAGACTTAAATGTTTCTCAGACTTGTACTTAACTCCTTGACATAATTTTTGCCTGATGTTAGGGGAATGCCTGCAGAGCCACTTGCAGGAAAGGCCCTGCTTGCTCTTTTCTATTGCTCACTTGCTCAGCTGAAGGAAGAATCTGCTCCTCCCATTTACTGTGCCCTTGGCTGAGAGTACAGTACCTGTATGAAGCATGGTGGAATATTTGTTGTGCTTGCCCAAACCTTGCAATCACAAAGTCTTCTATGAAAAGCAAGAGGGAAAAGATTTTTAGGTCAGTTCAGACTGAAGAGGAAGACTTTATTGTTGGCTGGCATCAGAGAAGAGGAATTATGAACAATGGAGAGACTGACTCTTGGGAATTTCCACCTTTCCATTTTGGCCAGAGCTTGAGCTCGCCTGCAGAAAGCTGTTCTTGAAGCTTTTCTGAAGAGGGACAGATACACGAGGAGTGGGAACAAACACTGAGGACTATATATACACTCTTAGCTTCAGACCTGATGTATTGTAGaaagctcctctcctccccaagtACCCATCCCCAAGACAGGCAGGGGTTGAAAATGCAGTTCATGAATGGCAGGCTTGGAAACTGGGTATTAATTAATTTGGAAGCATAACCAAGTAATTTGGAGACTTCTTACCAGAGCTGACACGTAGCCCTGGAGGCATGGTTGTCCACTGCAATCAAATGAATAACCCAGTCCtatttaatttggattttaCTGAGAAGTGAAAGCAAGGATATTCCTGAACTCATTTACTCTGATATCTTTGTAAAACAGAACAAGCACAATTGAATAAATTGTGGAATTATATGATCTAGTTGACAAATTAACACAGCAGGTAACTGCAATGAAGTTGTAACGTTGATGGTGGGAATAATGAGATACATTAAAGAGTTTGGGTCTGCCTGTGCCAGCTAGAATCCTTAGCAATCCTGTCCTCTGCCCAGCTATGGAGAATAGGACGCTGGTATCCCTTTTGGTCTTGGGCCTTTGTGCAGGGTCAGAGGCAAAGCTTTAGAGTTCTCAGGTTGTATAGGGATGTGAAGGTTTCTAGCAAGCCAATTTCACTTTACTATGTCCTTAATATTATGTATATGGCACCCATTTTTGCTCACTTGGAAGCATGTTTCAAAGCTTAACACAACTGACCTATCAGCAGCTCTGCGTACCTCTAATCCTGAAGAAATGTAGTTGCTCAAGAGTGAGTTTGAACTGGCTGTTGGAAGATGTTAAAAGATTCTTCTAGAAAGCTGCTTTCAGGCACATTGAGAGATGAAGATATCTCcttattaaaatagaaaaaaataaatgtttgggatttttcttgTGACTCTTCTTCTGCAGTCTCTGATATGACAGGCAATTGCGTATTTCTCCTCCAAGGAGAGAGATATGCAGCAGGAGGATGAGGGAGATGTCAGACTGCAGTCTGGCCGATGACTCCCATCTGTTGCCTTCTTCAGAGAAGCAGGACTTCTATGGCCTGTCCTGCTAAAGTACAAGATGTGCTGCTGTGTGGTCTCAGACCTTGGAGAAACAGCTACTCATCTTCCAAGCAGAAGTACAGTGCCTATGTCAAGTATAGGGTCAGGATAGCAAGATAAGTAGAGTGTACATTCTTGCGAAGCTCAGAGCTCAGGTTATCCTGTAGGTACCATTTTTCAGATGATGTTCTGACTGTTGGCAGTGGGaggaaaatactcttttttccccctcacattCTAGGCTCTTAGtaacagaattttctttttgctgtgtcTCAGAGACCTCCATCATCTGCCTGTGATGCGAGTCCTAATAGGGTTGAGGACAATTTAGGCCTGCATCAAAACTCTCAGTGTGGAGTCCTCACCTATTTTGCTACAGTTAATTTGATGCAAGCAAGTTGCAGGCTTACCTTAGGTAAAGGACAcaagactgaaaacaaagatgttCCCAAGTCAACCATATCAACATGACATTTCCATGTACTCATGCTCCTCAGAGCAGCTATTTCAATGTCTTGGCATTTTCTAAAACAACCTTACTGTCATCCTACTTTCAAACCTAAAATACAGAAACTCTGTATGGTTTACCAGCACTAACGAGGCTTCTATTCACAAATTCTTCCCAGGCCTATCTCAAGTTTGGGTTTCCTACTCCTCATCTTACAGGGCATTTGTTTTGCTAATGGGGTGCTCTTCCCAGTGTGGgatctgtcttcctttttccagagGTCCTCTTTCACATTGtcctgctcagcagctctgtgaCTTCTCCAACATCATGCTAGGATGCTCAACAGTGTTAGAACTCAAAGGGGAGGAGTGTGGGCCTTGCTAAAACTTCAGGGAAAAGGGCATGCCTGGGGGCAAGGAAAATTTCTTAATGCCGTTAGTGTGCAGTATCCTGAGGAAGACATGGTTGAATCTTGCAGCCTCCTCAACTGGGGTTGGTTCACAGCTACCAGGAAAGGCAAAAGCAGCACACGGTAGTGCTGTTTAAAACCAGTAGCTTCTGCAGTACAGACCATCTGAAATCCTGGGATGAATGTCTGCACGTTCTGGGGTGTTTCCAGATGGGAAAGGCTGCTACTCCCCTCACCAGCCTCCTGGGCCTGCCATCATGTTTGGAGTGCCTAATAGCAGCCTTCTATTACCTGTAAGGAGGTTATCAAGAAGACAGAATTGGGCTTCTCACAGTGGTGCATGGCAGGATGATGAGAGACGGCAAGGATAAATtgaaaagacagattttgaCTGGATGTAAGGAAACACTTCTTCCACATGAGGAGAGTCGGGCAGTGGAAGAGGTTGTCCAGAGAGACTGGGCAGTCCCCATCCTCCTTGGTTTTCAAGACCAGGTGGGACAAAACCCTGAATAATCTGGTCTGGCTcttagctgaccctgctttgagcaggagggtGGACTATAGACTTCtggaggtcttttccagcctgaattatgctatctctgaaaatgaagcagagtTCTGTCAAGTCTGTTACATAGAACTGTTATCTGACCAATAAGCTGTGATTTCCTTCCCTTGTGTTGTATGGATAGCTACACACCAAGCAGTTGTGAAGGAGAGCAGCCTATCCCTTCAACTGTGGAGCTGATTTCAGTGACTCACTTGATCAAGATGCCTTCCAAATGTACTCTTTGTGATGGTTTAACCTgagctggtaactgagcaccatgcagctgcttgctcacggtcccccctccctgcagtgggatggggagaagaatggaaaaagaaaccttgtgggttgagatacagacagtttaataggataacaaaggaagatgatcatgatgatattattattattactactactactgttACTGTTGTTACTACTGCTATTATTAttgtgatgcacaaatgcaatttctcaccacctgtggaaaaaaaaccctgatgcccagtctgtttctgagcagcgatgCTGtctcctggctagcttccccagttatatgcagagcatgatgttatatggtGGGGAGTATCCCTTCAGCGAGactgggtcagctgtcctggctgtgctctctcagcttcttgtgcacctgggaGGGCCTGAGAACCTGAAAAGTCCTGGACAGTGTAGGCACTACtactacctagcaacaactaaaaacatcagtgtgttaccaatactattctcatactaaatccaaaacacagcactataccagctactagaaacaaaattaattctatcccaactgaaaccaggacactctTGAGATTGGAAGTGACGATCAgtgaggaaatggaaaaattactATTTGCCAAAAATGTGTACCAGTGGCTGCAGGTACATGAGTTCAGGCAGTCAGAGTAAGCATGACTCCAGGGAAGATTAATCATCTCTGCGTTTAGTGAGGGAAGACAAGCACTCAACTGGAGAACAGCCAGCTATTGACAGGCAGCACAGTGTACAGAAATGTCTGATCTAGTGGAAggtatccctgcccatgtcaagGGGGGTTGAATCTTtgaagatcccttccaactcaaacaaTTCTATGATCTAGCAGCTTGTCAAAGACTAGAAAAATAATGAGGAAATTGTTAAGCACTTAGCAGTAAATTAGCACAGAAGAGTGTTTAGCATGCAGTTCATTTTAGATAAAAATGCTGGACTGGAAAGTGTATAAAAGTACAGCTGCAAACCTCTGTGATGTGTaagcactgaaaagcagcacaatTTTTCTCTAGATCACTCTTAAATACAATGCAGCCTTTTTGTTCACAGCCTTGACATAACACTAACAAGGAGTGACATGGTTGTAATAGTATGTAACATGAACTGCTTGCAGTGGAAACCAAGTGCTGTTGAAAATCAAGAGTAATTAATCATCGTAAGATGCAGTCATTGAAATACACAGTGGTATTTACAGTTATTCTCTAATGTGAAACCAGTTACTTAATCTTCCAGCCAATTAACTGTTCTtgtatttctcttctgcatttgaGACCTGCTACTAACTCCCATTTTTTTTGGTTactccctttattttttttttcccttgttttgttttttgttttatggtaACTTTACCACATAATCAACTCTTTTATTTCGGTCAGCTAAACAAACTAAATCCTAAGCCTTGCTGTACACTACTTTCTCCAACATCTATGCATTTGAAATCCTCTccaataaaacaaacagagcTATTATAATATGGAAAGGAGAACTGTTATTCCAGTGCCCATCTCACTGTCATGCAAATTAGTGCCTTGGATTTGTCTGTTTATTCAGCCTGCAATTACATTCCGTcttgctctgcctctgcagaaCCATCACATCCAGCATCCTGTCCACTCCCATGCCTAAAGCTTTCCACCATCCCTTTAGAGACCCCAATTCGGTCTCCAGAATGCACATTCTCTGCTCCTAGATTTCTGT
Encoded proteins:
- the TOMM5 gene encoding mitochondrial import receptor subunit TOM5 homolog — translated: MFRIEGLGPKMDPEELKRKMRRDVLTSVRNFLIYVALLRITPFILKKLDSI